From uncultured Desulfobacter sp.:
ATTACCGGGATTGCCAATAATTCTTACCCGGGGAATTCCCAATTTTTTTTTAATCCGGCAAGCCAGTTGTTCAAGTGTCATGGTTCCACCAAGCTGCCCGATGCGCCCAAGCCCCTGAATCTGCCCGGTGGATTCACCGTGCATTGCATCGGCAAAAAAAACATTGGTACAAATGATCCCAAGTTTTTGGGCCAGATAGTCGTTCAAACCATCCTGGGCTTTATCCAAATTTGTATGGGCGCTAACTACAGCAATCCGGGCTCTGGCACTGGTCAAAATCGCAGCACCAGGCATCTTGCTAAAATCAATTTTCTTTTCAGGTGACATAATCAAGGGATGATGGGTAATCAGCATGTCACACCCCAACTTTTCCGCTTCGGACAGTACTTTGTATGTAACATCCAGGGCAATTAAAATTTTGGACACCTGCCAATCGGGATCTCCGGCCTGAAGCCCTGAATTATCCCAGGATTCAGCCAGGGAGAAAGGCGCAATTTTATCTACAATGTCAATAATCTGTCTTACAGTAGGCATGCGTTGAAGAAGTCCTAAAACTCGATGATCAAGTTTTTTAAATTTGCCCAACTTCGGCGTTGGAAAAAATCTTAATGCTCAAAATATGCTGTATATTCATCCTGTTAAAAATTGTTCCCGCCTTAAATTTGAACAAATCCCCTAAAAACTTGATGATCGATTAAAATAAAAAAGCGTGGAGTACACTCCACGCTTTAGATCTAGTTTTTTTCGTAGTGCTTTACAGGCATATCCATGTATGACCTGATCATCCTTTCTCTATTTTCAGCATATCAATTGGCTATCCATCCTCTTTAAGACCTCATAAATGAATAAGTTCTTTGGTGGGCCCACCTGGATTCGAACCAGGGACCGACCGGTTATGAGCCGGTGGCTCTGCCAAACTGAGCTATAGGCCCGGAAAGCCGCTTTGATACTGTGTTGCAAGCAAATTTGTGATATATATAGTAACGCCTGTTTACTGTCAAGCGTTAATTCTCTATAAAAGTTTTTAATTTTTTACTTCTAGTCGGATGACGAAGTTTACGCAAGGCCTTAGCTTCAATCTGACGAATACGCTCCCTTGTAACGGTAAAATCCTTTCCAACTTCTTCTAAGGTATGATCAGACTTTTCTCCGATACCAAAACGCATCCTTAACACTTTTTCTTCCCTGGGCGTCAGCGTTGCCAGTATTTTACGCGTCTGTTCGGCAAGGCTTAAATCAATGGCGGCCTCGGAAGGAATAGAAAATTTCTTATCCTCAATGAAATCTCCAAGATGACTGTCTTCTTCCTCACCAATGGGTGTTTCAAGGGAAATAGGCTCCTTGGCTATCTTAAGCACCCGCCGAACCTTATCAATGGGAATTTCCATTTTTTCGGCAATTTCTTCAGGGGAAGGTTCCTTACCCATCTCCTGAACCAAATACCGGGAGGTACGGATCAGCTTGTTAATGGTTTCAATCATATGAACCGGAATCCTGATAGTTCTGGCCTGGTCTGCAATGGCACGGGTAATGGCCTGGCGGATCCACCAGGTGGCATATGTGGAAAACTTATATCCCCGGCGATACTCAAATTTATCCACGGCCTTCATCAAACCGATATTGCCTTCCTGGATCAAATCAAGGAACTGCAGTCCCCTATTGGTATACTTTTTGGCAATACTTACCACAAGTCTTAAGTTGGCACGCACCAGTTCACGTTTGGCAGCATCCGCTTTTCTACGCCCTATTTCAATCCCCTGAACAATTGCGTTTAGATCCTCCGCACTGCCTTTAACTAAGTCCTTTTTTTCTGTAATCTGCTCACACAATGCCTGAATATCATTAAAAAGGGTAGTGGCACGATCCGGAGTGATTTCGCTTCTTCCCGTGGCCCATTCAAGAAAGCCAGGCTGGTCCTTTGTTTGTTTCATCATTGTGCTGGGCTGGACATTAAACGTTTTTGCACACCTGGTCAGCAGATCGTCCACGGTTTTAAACCAGAGTATTGTGCTTCGGATACTCTTTTCTATATTATCAATGACATTGGATTCAAATCGCCAGCTTTTAAGCAATTCAAAAATTTCTTCTGTGTTGCCGTCAATCTGTTCCCTGAGGTTGCTGTGTTTTTTTGTACCTTTCCTGATGTTTTCAAGCTCATCACGGCAGGACTGATTCTCTGCATGCAAGGTTCTTATACGAGCTAAGGATTCAAGGAACTTTTCCTGTTTGGTGACTTCATCAACCACCCCGTCGCCCTCATCCACGTCCCGGAGTACGTGTTTGGGGCGCATGGCTTTCTCTTCCATTTTTTGACCGTACATAAAAATGGTGTTCAGCGCCAAAGGACAATCCAGCATGGCCCGCAGTACATCCCGTTCCCCAACCTCTATTTTTTTGGCGATCTCAATTTCACCTTCACGGCTAAGCAGGGTTACCATACCCATCTCTTTAAGATACATCTTCACAGGATCAGTAACCGCGCCAAATTCCATATCGGAACGTTCACGCCCGGAAGAGAGTGTCCTCTTACTGCCTTTCTTATCCACACTGTTTTCAAGACCTTCGTCATCATCCTTTTTACGGGACCCAGAGGTTTTCACTCTTTTGTTTTTTGATGACCGGGAAGCCTTTTTAGGGCTTTTGGCCTTACCTGGTTTAATGGCAGACGTATCCTCGCCTCTGTCACCAACCAGTTCAATACCCAGTTCCTGAAACTGAATGACAATATCATCTATCTGCTCAAAGGATTGCAAATCATCTGAAATGGCGTCGTTGATTTCAGCAAAGGACAGGGCACCTGTTTTCTCTCCCTTTTTGATGAGCTTGCGCATTTCATCCTTGCCGATCATCACGCTTTTCTCAGATCTGCTGTTCTTATCTGCCATATATGCCTCCCAAAGGCTTAAAGTTAACTGTTATGCAACTTCTGAATCTGCTGCTGTTTAAGTTTAAGCAGCTCAATCACATCAACATCACAGCCCTCTTTTGCTTTTGTTAATTCACTGACAATTATTCTGTCTGTTTTATTTTTTATTTTCATGACCCGGTTAACCAGGATAGCAAATGTCTGCGCCGGATCCTGAACCCCGGTATAATTTTCCATCGCCATGGATGCAATCAACTGCCGGTCTTCATCGGTTTCAACCCGGGCCATGACCGCACCCACAATATTTTGTGTGTCCGTTACGCTGTCAATGATCAAAAAGCCTAACTGCTTAAGCTGCCTTGAATAAAAGGAGGGGAGCACCTTTTTTTCCACGGCAACGGGTATCAGTTCAGGCCAGTGAAGCATCATGGAAAGAATCTGTTTTTCCCTTGGGTCAGATTCCAGAACGCTTTTGGATGTGTCGTCAACCTCAGGAATCAAAGGTCCACGGGCCTGTCTGTTTGCCTGTTTCTCATAGGCATCCTTTACTTTCTCAAGAACAGCCTTTTCATCAATATTAAGTGTTTCAGCGAGTTCACGAACATAGATTGAACGGACCGCATAATCCTGGATCATAGCCAGGTGCTGCTTCATCTCATCCAGAATTTTTATACGTCCCTCAACGGAAGTGCCGTGGGTATCCAAGGCCAGCTGGAGCAAGAACTGCATCACTGTCTTAGCAGTATCTGCAAGCTCAAGAAAGGCCTCCCGGCCATGGGCCATAACATAGGAGTCGGGATCATTGTTTCCCGGAAGGACCAGAATCCGGGTATCAATCCCCTCTTGAACAAAAATATCAATGCTTCTTTTGGCAGCCTTTATACCTGCTTCATCAGAGTCAAAAACCAAGGTCATGGTTGTTGCATACCCTTTAAGAATTCTGACATGCTCCCGGGTCAAGGCTGTACCAAGGCTTGCTACACTATTTTTAATCCCGTGCTGATAAAGGGAAAGGAAATCAAAATAACCTTCCACAATAAACACCTGACCCTGTCTGCGGCACGCCTGTTTTGCCGCGTGCAATCCGTAAAGAATACGGCTTTTACTGTAAACCGGGCTTTCAGGAGAGTTCATATATTTGGGCATGCTGTCGTCCATGACCCGGCCGCCAAATCCGGCCACCTGCATGTTAATGTCAAAAATGGGAAACATCAGCCGGTTTCGAAACCGGTCGTAAAACCCATTTTTCTGTTTTCTTTCCAGCACCAGGCCGGAACTGACCGCAACCCCTTTAGCGACTTTTTCTTTTCTTAAAAAATTGACAATAGCATCCCAGGCATCGGGGGCATACCCAAGCTGAAACTGCTCAATAATCTGGTCACTGGTTCCCCGCCGTTCAAGGTATCGCCTGGCTGAATCGCCTTTTAAAGGGTCATTTAAGAATCCTGTATATGCCTGCATCACTTTTTTATTCAGACGGAAAAGAGATTCCCGGGTATGAATGGCTTTGCGCTGTTGCGGATTCATTTTTGGGGTTTCAATAACAATGTTGTATTTTCTGGCCAGCATCTTTGCAGCTTCGGGAAAGGAGATCCCATGATATTTCATGACAAAAGACAGGACGTTACCCCCGGCATTGCAGCCAAAACAATGAAAAATTTGTTTCTCAGGATTAACTGAAAAAGAGGGTGTTTTTTCGGAATGAAAGGGACACAAACCAAAAAAATTTCTGCCTGACTTTTTTAGAATAACAGTCTCGGAGACAACATCAAAAATATCCGAAGCAGCTAAAATCTCTGCAATTTTTTCTTCAGGGATCAGCATTTTGGGTGGTGCAGGCTCCAAAATTTCAAATCTTTACGTAACTCAAATTAGAATAAACAGTGAATACGACATGTCAACAACTACGGGCCATGGAAATTTTAAAATCGACCAATAAAGCGAGGGATTTTTGCCTGGTTTTAAGGCGCGTCAATGGGAGCATATTGGAATATGTACACATTGACGCAACGCGGAAACCAGGTAAAAAGACAATCTGTATGGTGGATTTTATTGTTTCCATGGCCCTAATCATACAATTGACTATAAACATCCCTTGGTGGATAATGCACCTGATACCTGAGAAACCGGACGGGTAGCAGCGTGCAAGGACCGGCCAAACGCCTTAAATATCGACTCAAGTACGTGGTGTTCATTCTCACCGTATAAGGTATTAATATGCAGATTAAATCCGCCTTTGACACAGACAGCTTGGAAGAACTCCCTGGCAAGATACGCATCGAAAGGCCCCCGGGATTTCAAATCGTCGGGAATATTGTAAACAAGATAAGGTCGGTTGGACAAATCAATGGTCACCTTTGACAAGGATTCATCCATGGGAACGCTTGCATCACCAAACCGCTGGATACCCCCCTTCTCAGACAACACCTGCTGAATCGCCTGTCCCAGCACAAGACCTGTATCCTCTACAGTATGATGATAATCTACATCAAGGTCGCCTGTTGCTGAAATGCCAAGGTCAAAAAAACCATGTACTGTAAATGCTGTAAGCATGTGATCAAAAAAAGGAATGCCTGTGCTGATATCAGCCTTTCCCTGTCCGTCCAGATTTAGTCGGATATTTATCCGGGTTTCCGTAGTCAACCTTGACACCTCAGATTGTCGACCCATAAAAAACTCCTTGAAACGGGCAGAAATTTGTTTTATACAATCTTCTAATTAATCAGCACTCTGCTTTTCTTTTCCGGCTTGTCACGGCGTAACGCAATACGTCATAACGAATCTTTTTAAAATATGCACATTTCTGATATTTGTCAACACCGAATTCATTACCGAACAGGACAATCGCATGTAAAGCTCAATGATTAAATTCTTTGGCTTATTTTCGGGGCAACGGCGTCCGGCTTGGATTATGTCTGTTCACTTGCAATTTTTAGGTAGAATACTGTACTTTTAAAAGTATGTTATGAAGGAATTATGGAGGAATACCTAATGACTCAAAAAGGAGAAGAACTCTACATTGTCTTGTTGAGCATTCACGGTCTCATTCGCTGGAAAAATCTTGAACTGGGCCGCGACGCAGACACAGGCGGCCAGACGCTCTACGTGGTTGAACTTGCCCAGGCATTGGCCAAACAACCCGGCATCAGAAAAGTTGACCTGATCACCCAGCGCGTGGTCGACAAAAACGTTTCTCCAGACTATGCACAGCCCATAGAAAAATACGCCAACAACCTTCGCATCGTCAGAATTGATGCCGGACCAGAGGAATATCTCGCCAAAGAAGAACTTTGGGATCATCTCGATTCTTTCAGTGACAATCTGGATGCCTTTTTTCATGCCGACAACGCCTTTCCAGATATTATCCACAGCCATTATGCCGATGCGGGTTATGTAGGCTCACATCTTGCCAGCAGACTGGGAATCCCCCTCGTCCATACAGGTCACTCCCTGGGCCGTGTCAAGCGAAACCGCCTGCTGGCAAGTGGACTTAAGGCAGAAGAAATCGAAACCCGCTTCAAAATGAGCCGGCGGATTGAAGCCGAGGAACTGACCCTGGCAACGGCAGAACGTGTAATCACCAGCACGCTTCAGGAAATTTCAGAGCAATATGAACTGTACGACCACTATCAGCCGGACCAGATGCGGGTCGTCCCTCCTGGTACAAACCTTAACCAGTTTACCCCCGCATCAGGCGATGAGGTGAAAAGTTCTCTATTTAAAGAGTTGACCCGCCATCTGAAATCACCCGAAAAACCTATTATTTTAGCACTATCTCGACCGGACCCACGGAAAAACATCAGCGCACTCATCGAGGCTTTCGGTCAATCCACAAAACTCCAGGAACTGGCTAACCTTATTATCATCGCCGGTAACCGTGATGACATAGATGACCTCGAAGACGGCGCACAGGAGGTTTTCCATGAACTGCTGGTCACCATAGACCGTTACGACCTCTACGGCAAGGTGACTATGCCAAAGCACCACAGGCGTGATCAAGTCCCCGAAATCTACAGGATTACCGCGGCTACCGGTGGCGTATTTGTCAACCCGGCCCTCACGGAACCTTTTGGGTTAACATTGATTGAAGCGGCCGCTTCCGGGCTGCCCATTGTCGCCACCGAAGATGGCGGCCCACAGGATATTATAAATAACTGTAAGAACGGCTTTCTTATTGATCCGCTTGAACCGGAAACAATCACGGCCGCCCTGTTAAAGCTGTTTGGGGACAAAAATCTGTGGCAGAAATATGCCACCCAGGGACTCATTGGCGTTAAGGAGTACTATTCATGGGAAGCTCATGCAAAACGCTATTTTAAAATCATCAAACCCATCGCTGAACGTTCTGAACAGCTGCAACGCAAACCAACCAAGCCACGCAAGGGATTGTACCACGACAGGGCCATAGTCAGTGATCTCGACTACAACCTGATTGGTGACGATGAATCTCTTGGCAAACTGATGACCCTCCTTCGACAACATCGCACCAGCAGCGGCTTTATTATCGCCACTGGAAGACGCCTTGACTCCGCCTTAAAATTAATGAAAAGACATAAAATCCCAGTACCGGACGTACTTATCACAAGCAGCGGCACAGAAATATATCACGCCCCGAAGCTGACCACCGACACCGCCTGGACGAACCATATCGATTACCAGTGGTCACGACGCAGGGTAAAAGGTCTTCTCACCGACTTTCCCGGGCTGAAAAATCAACCCAATATTGAGCAAAGTCGCTTTAAGCTGAGCTACTACATCGACCCTGAAAAAGCTGACATTGAAGAGGTTAAACAACTGCTGCATCGTGAAGAGCAGGCGGTTTTTGTCCAGGCAGCTTTTGAGCAGTTTCTTGATATCCTGCCCCTGAGAGCCTCCAAGGGTATGGCGTTACGCTACGTTGTTGAACAATTTTCCATACCGCTGGAAGCTGTTTTTGTTGCCGGTGGTTCAGGTGCTGATGAGGATATGATGCGAGGCAATACCCTGGCAGCAGTGGTGGCCAACCGCTACCATGATGAGTTGTCCCAGCTCGATGATAGTGAGCGGATCTATTTATCCAACCTACCACATGCCGCAGGGATCCTGGAAGCACTTGAATTTTATGACTTTTTTGACACCTGCAAGGACCCACGGGAATCGGAGGAAAATAATGATGGTGAATAAATTACTCCTCTGTACTGATATGGACCGAACGATCATCCCCAACGGTCGCCAAACAGAACACCCGGATGCCCGCCGACAGTTTGCTAAGCTCTGCAGCATACCGCAAGTCAAGCTGGTTTATGTCACTGGGCGCTCTCTGGCACTCGTAAAACAGGCAATTTCAGAATATGATCTCCCTGAACCTGAATATATTATCTCAGATGTAGGTACAATAATATATGAAAAAAAAAAGAGTCTATGGCAGAAAATGCAGACCTGGCAGGAACGGATTGCAAAAGATTGG
This genomic window contains:
- a CDS encoding Nif3-like dinuclear metal center hexameric protein, translating into MPTVRQIIDIVDKIAPFSLAESWDNSGLQAGDPDWQVSKILIALDVTYKVLSEAEKLGCDMLITHHPLIMSPEKKIDFSKMPGAAILTSARARIAVVSAHTNLDKAQDGLNDYLAQKLGIICTNVFFADAMHGESTGQIQGLGRIGQLGGTMTLEQLACRIKKKLGIPRVRIIGNPGNMVSTAALCSGSGGSLTTQFLSSGMDVYITGDLKYHEARDIEAYGKSAVDVGHFSSEFIAVELLKKRLGQMFDAEKYKITINTCDQEQDPFLTI
- the rpoD gene encoding RNA polymerase sigma factor RpoD produces the protein MADKNSRSEKSVMIGKDEMRKLIKKGEKTGALSFAEINDAISDDLQSFEQIDDIVIQFQELGIELVGDRGEDTSAIKPGKAKSPKKASRSSKNKRVKTSGSRKKDDDEGLENSVDKKGSKRTLSSGRERSDMEFGAVTDPVKMYLKEMGMVTLLSREGEIEIAKKIEVGERDVLRAMLDCPLALNTIFMYGQKMEEKAMRPKHVLRDVDEGDGVVDEVTKQEKFLESLARIRTLHAENQSCRDELENIRKGTKKHSNLREQIDGNTEEIFELLKSWRFESNVIDNIEKSIRSTILWFKTVDDLLTRCAKTFNVQPSTMMKQTKDQPGFLEWATGRSEITPDRATTLFNDIQALCEQITEKKDLVKGSAEDLNAIVQGIEIGRRKADAAKRELVRANLRLVVSIAKKYTNRGLQFLDLIQEGNIGLMKAVDKFEYRRGYKFSTYATWWIRQAITRAIADQARTIRIPVHMIETINKLIRTSRYLVQEMGKEPSPEEIAEKMEIPIDKVRRVLKIAKEPISLETPIGEEEDSHLGDFIEDKKFSIPSEAAIDLSLAEQTRKILATLTPREEKVLRMRFGIGEKSDHTLEEVGKDFTVTRERIRQIEAKALRKLRHPTRSKKLKTFIEN
- the dnaG gene encoding DNA primase, with the translated sequence MLIPEEKIAEILAASDIFDVVSETVILKKSGRNFFGLCPFHSEKTPSFSVNPEKQIFHCFGCNAGGNVLSFVMKYHGISFPEAAKMLARKYNIVIETPKMNPQQRKAIHTRESLFRLNKKVMQAYTGFLNDPLKGDSARRYLERRGTSDQIIEQFQLGYAPDAWDAIVNFLRKEKVAKGVAVSSGLVLERKQKNGFYDRFRNRLMFPIFDINMQVAGFGGRVMDDSMPKYMNSPESPVYSKSRILYGLHAAKQACRRQGQVFIVEGYFDFLSLYQHGIKNSVASLGTALTREHVRILKGYATTMTLVFDSDEAGIKAAKRSIDIFVQEGIDTRILVLPGNNDPDSYVMAHGREAFLELADTAKTVMQFLLQLALDTHGTSVEGRIKILDEMKQHLAMIQDYAVRSIYVRELAETLNIDEKAVLEKVKDAYEKQANRQARGPLIPEVDDTSKSVLESDPREKQILSMMLHWPELIPVAVEKKVLPSFYSRQLKQLGFLIIDSVTDTQNIVGAVMARVETDEDRQLIASMAMENYTGVQDPAQTFAILVNRVMKIKNKTDRIIVSELTKAKEGCDVDVIELLKLKQQQIQKLHNS
- the hisB gene encoding imidazoleglycerol-phosphate dehydratase HisB, translated to MGRQSEVSRLTTETRINIRLNLDGQGKADISTGIPFFDHMLTAFTVHGFFDLGISATGDLDVDYHHTVEDTGLVLGQAIQQVLSEKGGIQRFGDASVPMDESLSKVTIDLSNRPYLVYNIPDDLKSRGPFDAYLAREFFQAVCVKGGFNLHINTLYGENEHHVLESIFKAFGRSLHAATRPVSQVSGALSTKGCL
- a CDS encoding HAD family hydrolase, whose translation is MTQKGEELYIVLLSIHGLIRWKNLELGRDADTGGQTLYVVELAQALAKQPGIRKVDLITQRVVDKNVSPDYAQPIEKYANNLRIVRIDAGPEEYLAKEELWDHLDSFSDNLDAFFHADNAFPDIIHSHYADAGYVGSHLASRLGIPLVHTGHSLGRVKRNRLLASGLKAEEIETRFKMSRRIEAEELTLATAERVITSTLQEISEQYELYDHYQPDQMRVVPPGTNLNQFTPASGDEVKSSLFKELTRHLKSPEKPIILALSRPDPRKNISALIEAFGQSTKLQELANLIIIAGNRDDIDDLEDGAQEVFHELLVTIDRYDLYGKVTMPKHHRRDQVPEIYRITAATGGVFVNPALTEPFGLTLIEAAASGLPIVATEDGGPQDIINNCKNGFLIDPLEPETITAALLKLFGDKNLWQKYATQGLIGVKEYYSWEAHAKRYFKIIKPIAERSEQLQRKPTKPRKGLYHDRAIVSDLDYNLIGDDESLGKLMTLLRQHRTSSGFIIATGRRLDSALKLMKRHKIPVPDVLITSSGTEIYHAPKLTTDTAWTNHIDYQWSRRRVKGLLTDFPGLKNQPNIEQSRFKLSYYIDPEKADIEEVKQLLHREEQAVFVQAAFEQFLDILPLRASKGMALRYVVEQFSIPLEAVFVAGGSGADEDMMRGNTLAAVVANRYHDELSQLDDSERIYLSNLPHAAGILEALEFYDFFDTCKDPRESEENNDGE